The region TAGTCCTATTTGGTGTGAGTAATCTATCCAGCCCATATCAACTACCGCTCGTGTCGCTCCTACTGCCCCGTTTAATCTTTCTGCTATTTCTTTTAGATATTTGAAGTTTTCTTGTTTTCTTATCCCTTTTCCTCCTGCTATTATTACGTCTGATTGTTGAAGCGGTTGTTCTATGCTTTCATCTCTTTTGTAGTTTATCCATTCGTATCTGCTTTGGTACATTTCTTCATTAAACTCTTTTTTTATTATTTCTCCTGTTCTGCTTTCGTCTTTTGGTAATGGTAGTTTGGATTTGGGCCTTACTGTCGCCATTTGTGGATTTGTCATTGTTTTTATCTTCGCCATTACATTTCCGCCTATTGCAGGCCTTATTTGTATCAGTCTCCTTGTTTCTTCTTCTATTTCAAAGTCTGTACAATCAGCTGTTAATCCTGTCTTTAAACTCGCTGCTAGACAGGGCATCAGTGTCCTTCCTTTGGTTGTGGCTGATGCTAGTATTATTTCTGGCTTCATTTCTTCTACCATCTGTTGGAGTATATTTGTGTACGTATCTGGATAGAAATGTTCTAGTTTGTCGTTTTCTACATAGTAGACTTTGTCCGCTCCGTAGTGTATCAGACTTTCTATGTCTTTTATTTTGTTTGTGAGTACTATACTTGTTAATTCAACTTTTAATCTTTCTGATAATCCTTTTCCCCAAGCTAATAGTTCATATGACACTGGGTTTATACTTCCATCTTCTATTTCTGCTATCGTCCA is a window of Defluviitoga tunisiensis DNA encoding:
- a CDS encoding electron transfer flavoprotein subunit alpha/FixB family protein — encoded protein: MKQTHTGVWTIAEIEDGSINPVSYELLAWGKGLSERLKVELTSIVLTNKIKDIESLIHYGADKVYYVENDKLEHFYPDTYTNILQQMVEEMKPEIILASATTKGRTLMPCLAASLKTGLTADCTDFEIEEETRRLIQIRPAIGGNVMAKIKTMTNPQMATVRPKSKLPLPKDESRTGEIIKKEFNEEMYQSRYEWINYKRDESIEQPLQQSDVIIAGGKGIRKQENFKYLKEIAERLNGAVGATRAVVDMGWIDYSHQIGLSGKTVSPKLYIAVGISGAVQHIAGMSTSKYIISINKDPEAPIFKVSDLGIVGDATEIVPLLLKELKQGDKK